Proteins found in one Clostridium butyricum genomic segment:
- a CDS encoding flavodoxin family protein, giving the protein MKILAFNGSPRGKQGNTEVLIKLFLEGCRQAGAETETIYLKDKNIHSCSGCFTCWTKTPGSCIHKDDMKDLLDKLLEADIIVYGTPLYYFTYTGIMKNFIDRQLPLVDRKIVCSDHGYTHNARHPQHIKTIKNVLISNCGFPGKNHFSGLLETFKVWHKDSIAGTILVSQGGVLSSIDHDECLTKLYTPLIQSLTNAGKEVVTLGHINSETQKLLDTEYMPDEVYAKNANVSWDN; this is encoded by the coding sequence ATGAAGATATTAGCATTTAACGGAAGCCCTAGAGGCAAACAAGGTAATACAGAAGTTTTAATAAAATTGTTCCTCGAAGGATGTAGACAAGCTGGTGCAGAAACTGAAACTATATATTTGAAAGACAAAAATATTCACAGCTGTTCAGGATGCTTCACATGCTGGACAAAAACACCTGGTAGTTGTATTCATAAAGATGATATGAAAGATTTATTAGATAAATTATTAGAAGCAGATATCATTGTTTACGGTACTCCTCTTTACTATTTCACTTATACTGGAATTATGAAAAACTTTATAGACAGACAACTTCCTCTTGTTGACAGAAAAATTGTTTGCTCTGATCATGGCTACACTCATAATGCTAGACATCCACAACATATAAAAACTATAAAAAATGTATTGATATCAAACTGCGGTTTCCCAGGGAAAAATCATTTTTCAGGCCTTTTAGAAACATTTAAAGTGTGGCATAAAGATAGTATTGCCGGAACTATATTAGTAAGTCAAGGGGGAGTGCTAAGTTCAATAGATCATGATGAATGTTTAACAAAATTATATACACCATTAATCCAATCATTAACTAATGCTGGTAAAGAAGTTGTTACTTTAGGACATATAAATTCTGAAACTCAAAAGCTATTAGATACAGAATACATGCCTGATGAAGTTTATGCTAAAAATGCAAACGTAAGCTGGGATAACTAA
- a CDS encoding helix-turn-helix domain-containing protein, with protein sequence MENIDIIQKSIDYIEANLKNELNAEVLAKRAAFSVFYYYRVFQSMTGLPVMQYIQKRKLLHAIYEMEMGRPMFIVEADYGYETHSGFYKAFKKEFGCSPTKYFNLHKPKKPFKINLRQEEYIMITHKKLKEVLKNWDLDEPISIEDIYYSNEERATNCWKINKKFIIKTGKNIEGLTQHINMSRLLVDAGLLASIPIKTKCDLEYYLEEEVYFCLMMPVEGIMMSSREIFNNENCKDKARYIGEIIGQLHNVIKNYDDKLECNYNNLFENLTKWAVPIVKENLEIPVKFYDDYINIFGQVFSKLPKQIIHRDLNPSNMIIKDGKIVGFIDFELTEKNIRIYDPCYAATAILSEIFSEPKNHKKWFEIYENIILGYDNICNLTKEEKEALPYVVLSNQIICYAYFSQFDKFEEVKNINKSMTLWLYENIDRLDIFGSL encoded by the coding sequence ATGGAAAATATAGATATTATTCAAAAGAGCATTGATTATATTGAAGCAAATTTAAAGAATGAGTTAAATGCAGAAGTATTGGCAAAAAGAGCAGCTTTTTCTGTATTTTATTATTATCGTGTTTTTCAAAGTATGACGGGATTGCCTGTTATGCAATATATCCAAAAAAGAAAACTGCTTCATGCAATTTATGAAATGGAAATGGGAAGACCAATGTTTATAGTAGAAGCAGATTATGGTTATGAAACACATTCGGGATTTTACAAAGCTTTTAAAAAAGAATTTGGTTGCTCACCAACAAAGTATTTTAATCTCCATAAACCTAAAAAACCATTCAAAATAAATCTTAGGCAGGAGGAGTATATTATGATAACACATAAGAAGTTAAAAGAGGTTTTAAAAAATTGGGATCTAGATGAACCTATTTCAATCGAAGATATATATTATTCAAATGAGGAAAGAGCAACAAACTGTTGGAAAATAAATAAAAAGTTTATTATAAAAACAGGGAAAAATATTGAAGGATTAACACAACATATAAATATGTCAAGATTATTAGTTGATGCAGGTTTATTAGCATCAATTCCAATTAAAACAAAATGTGATTTAGAGTATTATTTAGAGGAGGAAGTATATTTTTGCTTGATGATGCCTGTTGAAGGGATAATGATGAGCAGCAGAGAAATTTTTAATAATGAAAATTGCAAAGATAAAGCAAGATATATTGGAGAGATAATAGGTCAGTTGCATAATGTTATAAAAAATTATGATGACAAATTGGAATGCAATTACAATAACTTATTTGAAAATCTTACTAAATGGGCAGTACCTATAGTCAAAGAAAATTTAGAAATACCGGTAAAATTTTATGATGATTATATAAATATATTTGGACAAGTTTTTTCTAAGCTTCCAAAGCAGATTATTCACAGAGATCTTAATCCAAGCAACATGATTATAAAAGATGGAAAAATTGTGGGATTTATTGATTTTGAGTTAACTGAAAAAAACATTAGAATTTATGATCCTTGTTATGCTGCCACTGCAATACTTTCTGAAATTTTTAGTGAACCAAAGAATCATAAAAAATGGTTTGAAATTTATGAAAATATTATACTGGGATATGATAATATTTGTAATCTTACAAAGGAAGAAAAAGAAGCATTACCTTATGTAGTATTATCAAACCAAATTATATGTTATGCATATTTTAGTCAATTTGATAAATTTGAGGAAGTGAAAAATATAAATAAAAGTATGACATTATGGTTATATGAAAATATTGATCGTTTAGACATCTTTGGATCATTGTAG
- a CDS encoding CorA family divalent cation transporter: MKKNLLKMLVVAGMITSSISTTVFAATGNTNNVKENTIEQTQESYTLDSELKAYILSLKGINNEEKQKLIEVEKIVQPIYKQIDSLIDDANKAGKNIENQIDELNNKIYESQSENDEIMEKVYKYEQTKLIENMDENSYNIDMIEYIKSLPILTNSEKDKLIDTHKKLAPYYEQLDSLYVKLNKIQKPMIDEIDKLYDKVDEGYKDVAYIWNKVEY, encoded by the coding sequence ATGAAAAAGAATTTATTAAAAATGTTAGTGGTTGCAGGTATGATAACTAGTTCAATATCAACAACTGTATTTGCAGCAACAGGTAATACAAATAATGTTAAAGAAAATACAATAGAGCAAACACAAGAAAGCTATACTTTGGATAGTGAATTAAAGGCGTATATACTATCTTTAAAAGGTATTAATAATGAAGAAAAGCAGAAATTGATAGAGGTAGAAAAAATTGTACAACCAATATATAAACAAATAGATTCATTAATTGATGATGCTAATAAGGCAGGGAAAAATATAGAAAACCAAATTGATGAATTAAATAATAAAATTTATGAAAGTCAAAGTGAAAATGATGAAATAATGGAAAAGGTTTATAAATATGAGCAGACTAAGCTTATAGAGAACATGGATGAAAATTCATATAATATTGATATGATAGAGTATATCAAGTCATTACCAATCTTGACTAACAGTGAAAAGGACAAATTAATAGATACACATAAAAAGCTTGCTCCATACTACGAACAATTAGATTCATTATATGTAAAACTTAACAAAATTCAAAAACCTATGATAGATGAAATAGATAAATTATATGATAAGGTTGATGAAGGATATAAAGATGTAGCTTATATATGGAATAAGGTTGAGTATTAA
- a CDS encoding GNAT family N-acetyltransferase, translating into MSIEHIDNIIDKVELKNGAQLIFREATVDDANDIIEYLNIVGGESNNLLFGEGEFKLTIEQEKAYIENINKDKNSLMLLGVIDNRIVSVSQISSENRQRISHNSELAISVIKEYWGNRVGSFVIEQLIKFAKDNKSIKNISLGVKEDNNNAIKLYKRHGFVEVGVHKNFFNINGDYYDEILMDLYI; encoded by the coding sequence ATGAGCATAGAACATATTGACAATATTATTGATAAAGTTGAATTGAAGAATGGAGCACAATTAATCTTTAGAGAGGCAACAGTAGACGATGCTAACGATATTATTGAATATTTAAATATTGTTGGTGGAGAAAGCAATAATTTACTTTTTGGAGAAGGTGAGTTTAAACTTACAATTGAACAAGAGAAAGCATATATCGAAAATATTAATAAAGATAAAAACTCTCTTATGTTGTTAGGTGTAATTGATAATAGAATTGTGAGTGTTTCTCAAATAAGTAGTGAAAACAGACAAAGAATAAGTCATAATAGTGAACTGGCAATTTCAGTAATAAAAGAATATTGGGGAAACAGAGTTGGTAGTTTTGTTATAGAGCAGTTAATAAAATTTGCAAAAGATAATAAATCTATAAAGAATATTAGTCTTGGTGTTAAAGAGGATAATAATAATGCCATTAAACTTTATAAAAGGCATGGATTTGTAGAAGTAGGCGTTCATAAAAATTTCTTTAACATTAATGGTGATTATTATGATGAAATATTGATGGATTTATATATATAA
- a CDS encoding glycerol-3-phosphate responsive antiterminator, producing MNIKEILKNNPLIAAAQHDSLQRAVKSKVSAVFLMEGKLNSLMENEFQVLKNEKPIFIHTDLLKGLSNDKEAVDFIKKYVNPAGIVSTKGSMIKAAKKRELLTVQRIFLIDSKSLRNAIESIKENDPDVIEVMPALASSIVEVIKKEINKPVILGGLIDNEAQIISGLNAGADGVSFSKDNLWNYDLNNWKEQRSLYR from the coding sequence TTGAATATTAAAGAGATTTTAAAAAATAATCCATTAATTGCAGCAGCTCAGCATGATAGTTTACAAAGGGCAGTTAAGTCAAAAGTTTCAGCTGTGTTTTTAATGGAAGGAAAATTGAATAGTCTTATGGAAAATGAGTTTCAGGTTCTAAAAAATGAAAAACCTATATTTATACATACAGATTTATTAAAAGGATTATCAAACGATAAGGAAGCAGTAGATTTTATAAAGAAATATGTAAATCCAGCAGGAATTGTTTCTACAAAGGGCTCAATGATTAAAGCAGCAAAAAAGCGAGAACTCCTTACAGTTCAAAGAATTTTTCTTATTGATTCTAAATCATTAAGAAATGCTATTGAAAGTATAAAGGAAAATGATCCTGATGTAATAGAAGTTATGCCAGCTCTTGCAAGTTCCATTGTGGAAGTAATTAAAAAAGAAATTAATAAGCCAGTAATTTTAGGGGGACTTATTGATAATGAAGCACAGATAATTAGTGGATTAAATGCAGGTGCAGATGGGGTATCTTTTAGTAAAGATAATCTTTGGAACTATGATTTAAATAATTGGAAAGAACAAAGAAGTTTATATAGATAG
- a CDS encoding VC0807 family protein: MEKPIKPDKKYSIIKNIFNKDFIISAIIPLLIYGVATKCSTELIGLILSGIWCIAVVIVNYFMSKTINFLATIGAVFNGIGLIGTIISKSPTFYLATPIVEDFLFAFILIMSIFLSHPIIQVVAEQSFLNNVPKSIKDNPKYKSSWNIITAAWAAINILQATVRIIILNYFSIKVYYTLSNIYSGISMPLFIAASIIFSKWYLTH, translated from the coding sequence ATGGAAAAACCAATAAAACCAGATAAAAAATACTCTATAATAAAAAACATATTTAATAAAGACTTTATAATAAGTGCTATAATTCCACTTCTTATATATGGAGTTGCAACAAAATGTTCTACAGAACTCATTGGCTTGATATTATCTGGAATCTGGTGTATTGCTGTTGTTATCGTAAATTATTTCATGTCTAAGACTATTAATTTTCTTGCAACAATTGGTGCAGTATTTAATGGAATTGGCTTAATTGGAACAATAATTTCTAAAAGCCCAACATTTTATCTAGCTACACCAATAGTTGAGGATTTCTTATTCGCTTTTATCCTTATTATGTCCATATTTCTATCTCATCCTATTATTCAAGTTGTTGCAGAACAAAGTTTTTTGAATAATGTTCCAAAAAGTATCAAAGATAATCCAAAATACAAATCTAGCTGGAACATTATAACTGCAGCATGGGCCGCAATAAATATTCTACAGGCAACTGTGAGAATTATTATTCTAAATTATTTTTCCATAAAAGTATATTACACACTTAGTAATATTTATTCCGGTATATCTATGCCTCTCTTTATCGCAGCAAGCATTATTTTTAGTAAATGGTATCTAACACATTAA
- a CDS encoding adenylate kinase: MIILIAGASHTGKTVLAQKILEKYKITYLSIDHLKMGLIRSKNTKLTPEDDGELVPYLWSIVKEIIKTAIENNQNLVIEGVYIPFDWKKSFENKYLKEIQYYCIVMTKEYIEKHFSDVKKYANTIENRVDDSYCTMQLMIEENNKNLQMCIENDCNYILIDGEYKVAIDL; encoded by the coding sequence ATGATTATTTTGATTGCAGGAGCTTCTCATACAGGAAAAACTGTATTAGCACAAAAGATATTAGAAAAATATAAAATTACATATCTATCTATTGATCACTTAAAAATGGGACTCATTAGAAGTAAAAATACAAAATTAACACCAGAGGATGATGGGGAACTTGTGCCTTATCTTTGGTCTATTGTTAAAGAAATTATTAAAACAGCAATAGAAAATAACCAAAATCTTGTAATAGAAGGTGTATATATTCCTTTTGACTGGAAAAAATCCTTTGAAAATAAGTATCTGAAAGAGATCCAGTATTATTGCATTGTTATGACAAAAGAATATATTGAAAAACATTTTTCAGACGTGAAAAAATATGCTAATACTATTGAAAATAGAGTTGATGACTCATATTGTACAATGCAGTTAATGATTGAAGAAAACAATAAAAATTTACAAATGTGTATAGAAAATGATTGTAATTACATTTTAATAGATGGTGAATATAAAGTAGCAATTGATTTGTAA
- a CDS encoding tRNA dihydrouridine synthase yields MKYYFAPMEGITGHIYRNAYEKFFHNIDKYFTPFIIPNESKRLNTKELIDVLPENNKGISIVPQILTNDSEGFILTSKKLQELGYSEINLNLGCPSGTVVGKGRGSGFLAKREELDKFLYEIFEKNNIKISIKTRIGKDSRDEFYDLIQIYNKYPLEELIIHPRTQKDFYGNKPDWEVFKDALSLSNNPVCYNGDIFTNDNYTKFTNLFPEVDRIMIGRGILANPGLINEIIGNDMISKEKMKAFHDEILNAYIDLYPEDIGALFKMKELWSYMIYIFSNGKEYLKNIRRGKNIEEYKEGVYSLFSEQEIIKGAGLFKEH; encoded by the coding sequence ATGAAATATTATTTTGCACCAATGGAAGGCATAACAGGTCATATATATCGAAATGCGTATGAGAAGTTTTTTCATAATATAGATAAATATTTTACACCATTCATAATTCCAAATGAAAGTAAAAGGCTAAATACAAAAGAACTTATTGATGTTTTGCCAGAAAACAATAAGGGGATAAGCATAGTCCCTCAAATATTAACAAATGATTCTGAAGGTTTTATACTTACTTCTAAAAAACTTCAGGAACTTGGATATTCTGAAATAAATTTGAATTTAGGGTGTCCATCTGGAACAGTTGTTGGAAAAGGCAGAGGATCAGGTTTTTTAGCTAAAAGAGAAGAATTGGACAAATTTCTATATGAAATATTTGAAAAGAATAATATTAAAATTTCAATAAAAACTAGGATAGGAAAGGATAGTAGAGATGAGTTTTACGACCTTATACAAATATATAATAAATATCCTTTAGAAGAACTTATAATACATCCAAGAACTCAGAAAGATTTTTATGGAAATAAGCCTGATTGGGAAGTTTTTAAGGATGCACTTTCTTTAAGTAACAATCCTGTTTGTTATAATGGAGATATTTTTACAAATGATAATTATACAAAGTTTACAAATTTATTTCCAGAAGTAGATAGGATAATGATTGGACGAGGTATACTTGCAAATCCTGGATTAATAAACGAGATTATAGGAAATGACATGATTTCTAAAGAAAAGATGAAAGCTTTTCATGATGAAATTCTAAATGCATATATAGATTTATATCCAGAAGATATAGGTGCATTATTCAAGATGAAAGAATTATGGTCATATATGATTTATATATTTTCAAATGGAAAAGAATATCTTAAAAATATAAGAAGAGGAAAAAATATTGAGGAATATAAAGAAGGCGTTTATAGTCTTTTTTCTGAACAGGAAATTATAAAAGGTGCCGGTCTTTTCAAGGAACACTAA
- a CDS encoding ABC transporter substrate-binding protein, translating into MKKRFLKVISTAVLVTLCLGGCKSAEKNVTSKGEKVKIEYWHPNAETQGGVAVEKLVSDFNAQSDTVEVVAKFNPDMYKGLLQNLQAEAAAGNSPAIVQVGWAFLDYFSNNFEYTTPEDVISKHFPEDKTFLNDNFLPNVLELAKNSDGIQVGIPYSLSTPVLYINKDILKESGLDENGPKTWEDVKKFSDTIKEKTGKYGLYIQEPADNWATQAILESNGARMITDGKATFASEEGIKAYETYADMVVNTKSALHISWNEGVQSFIDGNVAMLYTTIAQRANVQKGASFDVAAINSPSWEGKEKRLPAGGCFLAITAKDEEQKKAAWEFEKYLYSVESMAEWTKGTGYVPPRKDVAEAENGLKSFLEENKMMAAATTQMDGVVSWTSFPGDAGLQAEQVLLDTRDKILGGKVSARDGLISAQDEINNLLK; encoded by the coding sequence ATGAAAAAAAGATTTTTAAAAGTTATTTCAACAGCAGTACTTGTAACTCTTTGTCTTGGGGGATGTAAAAGCGCAGAAAAAAATGTAACTTCTAAAGGGGAAAAGGTTAAGATTGAATATTGGCATCCTAATGCAGAAACTCAAGGTGGAGTGGCAGTAGAAAAGCTTGTAAGTGATTTTAATGCACAAAGTGATACAGTAGAAGTTGTAGCAAAGTTTAATCCAGATATGTATAAGGGACTTCTTCAGAATTTGCAGGCTGAAGCAGCAGCAGGAAATTCTCCAGCAATTGTACAAGTTGGATGGGCATTTTTAGATTATTTCTCAAACAACTTTGAATACACAACTCCTGAAGATGTAATAAGCAAACATTTTCCAGAGGATAAGACATTCCTTAATGATAACTTTCTTCCCAATGTTTTAGAGCTTGCAAAAAATAGTGACGGAATTCAAGTTGGAATACCATATTCTTTAAGTACGCCAGTACTATATATAAACAAAGATATATTAAAAGAATCAGGTCTTGATGAAAATGGACCAAAAACATGGGAAGATGTCAAGAAGTTCTCAGATACAATAAAAGAAAAGACAGGGAAATATGGTCTTTATATTCAGGAACCAGCTGATAACTGGGCAACTCAAGCGATACTTGAAAGTAACGGTGCGAGAATGATTACTGACGGTAAAGCTACTTTTGCTTCAGAAGAAGGAATAAAAGCTTATGAAACTTATGCAGATATGGTTGTAAATACAAAGTCAGCACTTCATATCTCATGGAATGAAGGAGTACAGTCTTTCATTGATGGTAATGTTGCTATGCTTTACACAACTATAGCGCAAAGAGCAAATGTTCAAAAAGGTGCATCTTTTGATGTGGCTGCAATAAATTCTCCATCATGGGAAGGTAAAGAAAAAAGACTTCCAGCAGGAGGCTGTTTTCTTGCAATAACTGCTAAAGATGAAGAACAGAAAAAAGCAGCATGGGAATTTGAAAAATACTTATATAGTGTTGAATCTATGGCAGAGTGGACAAAAGGCACAGGTTATGTTCCACCAAGAAAAGATGTAGCAGAAGCGGAAAATGGATTAAAAAGTTTCCTTGAAGAAAATAAAATGATGGCAGCTGCAACTACTCAGATGGATGGAGTTGTTTCATGGACATCATTCCCAGGAGATGCAGGTCTTCAAGCTGAACAGGTATTGCTTGATACAAGAGATAAGATTTTAGGCGGTAAAGTTTCAGCAAGAGATGGTTTGATTTCAGCTCAAGATGAAATTAATAATTTATTAAAATAA
- a CDS encoding Cof-type HAD-IIB family hydrolase, with protein sequence MSIKMIVSDLDGTLFNSDKKGYTVSKELIKEIKEFQERGNIFTIATGRPIETSLDVAKTVGINAPYIAYNGAKIVNSDGKEIYSEDFSLNIWIPFLEEVQKMGGSVIFYYDGQVFCLKHNERISAYEKKEIATCNEAGKDLLKQELVISKILIIGNVEIFKKIFNDLDSSLRDEFRYVISEDDYFEIVKNNVSKGNALKKLKEYLKLKDNEVATIGNHMNDKELLEEGHVGAAVFNAVDGLKGIADVVTKGEYENGVIELIRKYK encoded by the coding sequence ATGAGTATTAAAATGATAGTATCAGATTTAGATGGAACCTTGTTTAATAGTGATAAAAAAGGTTATACAGTTTCAAAAGAACTTATAAAGGAAATAAAAGAGTTTCAAGAAAGGGGTAATATTTTTACAATTGCTACAGGAAGACCTATAGAAACAAGTTTAGATGTGGCAAAAACTGTTGGAATCAATGCTCCATATATTGCGTATAATGGTGCCAAAATTGTTAACTCAGATGGTAAGGAAATTTATTCAGAGGATTTTTCATTGAACATATGGATACCTTTTTTAGAAGAAGTTCAAAAAATGGGAGGGTCAGTAATTTTCTATTATGATGGACAAGTATTCTGCCTGAAGCATAATGAAAGAATTTCAGCCTACGAAAAAAAGGAAATTGCAACATGTAACGAAGCAGGGAAAGATTTATTGAAGCAAGAGCTTGTTATAAGCAAGATTCTTATAATAGGTAATGTTGAAATTTTTAAAAAGATATTTAATGATTTAGACAGTTCCTTAAGAGATGAATTCAGATATGTAATATCTGAAGATGATTATTTTGAAATTGTAAAAAACAATGTATCAAAAGGAAATGCACTTAAGAAACTTAAAGAATATTTAAAGTTAAAGGATAACGAAGTTGCAACAATAGGAAATCATATGAATGATAAAGAACTTTTAGAAGAAGGACATGTTGGAGCAGCAGTTTTTAATGCAGTAGACGGACTAAAGGGGATAGCTGATGTTGTGACTAAAGGTGAATATGAAAATGGGGTAATAGAATTAATAAGAAAATATAAATAG
- a CDS encoding carbohydrate ABC transporter permease, whose protein sequence is MKKNKSNFKIGREKILPHLFILPSIIVFAVFMFWPLIRTIYLSFFSWNMVKPTKTFVGLENYISIFTDSLTYKVFGNTLMYIIILLVLNFVAPYILSFILSAVIKKGKGFYKSVIFLPSVISLVVGSILYLWILNPISGPAAIIAKFLGLTLPIWSKTEGLVIVVLSLITSWKIFGYNFIVVLAGVSGVSSEVIEAAKMDNVPMYKIFFDIVVPMSSATGIYVFIMTIVQGLQYVFTPIKVITQGGPDNASSNAIYNAYQEAFVLYRTGTASAFAIITMILFIGLLILEFKYVEKGVYYEN, encoded by the coding sequence ATGAAGAAGAACAAAAGCAATTTTAAAATTGGCAGAGAAAAAATACTGCCTCATCTTTTTATATTGCCATCTATTATAGTGTTTGCCGTATTTATGTTCTGGCCACTTATAAGAACGATTTACTTGAGTTTCTTTTCATGGAATATGGTAAAGCCAACAAAAACATTTGTAGGACTTGAGAATTATATTTCCATATTTACAGACTCATTAACATATAAAGTTTTTGGAAATACCCTTATGTATATAATAATACTTCTAGTACTCAATTTCGTAGCGCCATATATACTTTCATTTATATTATCAGCAGTTATTAAGAAAGGGAAGGGATTTTATAAAAGCGTAATTTTTCTCCCAAGCGTTATTTCACTAGTTGTAGGATCAATTTTATATTTGTGGATTTTAAATCCTATTTCAGGTCCAGCTGCAATTATTGCTAAGTTTTTGGGATTAACACTTCCTATTTGGAGTAAAACTGAAGGTCTTGTAATTGTAGTCCTTAGTCTTATAACATCATGGAAAATATTTGGATATAACTTTATAGTAGTTCTTGCAGGTGTATCAGGAGTATCAAGTGAAGTGATTGAAGCAGCAAAAATGGATAATGTTCCTATGTATAAAATCTTCTTTGATATTGTAGTTCCTATGAGCAGTGCAACGGGAATTTATGTATTCATAATGACTATAGTTCAAGGACTTCAATATGTATTTACTCCTATAAAGGTAATAACTCAAGGTGGGCCTGACAATGCAAGTTCAAATGCTATATATAATGCATACCAGGAGGCATTCGTCCTTTATAGAACAGGAACTGCATCAGCATTTGCAATAATAACTATGATATTGTTTATAGGGCTTCTTATATTAGAATTTAAATATGTAGAAAAAGGAGTATATTATGAAAATTAA
- a CDS encoding dihydrofolate reductase family protein — MNGKIILNLAISLDGYIADKNGGFDWIVGDGHSTLNTENKWDYDKFLENIDVVVMGRNCYDQNFHNDYKNKDVYITTSKNIADYENYHFISGNICKTINDLKNEGKNIFLFGGGHMIDDFIKADIIDEYIIGIIPTILGSGRKLFLENNPKIDLNLQYYSVENGIVVMKYSKRNK; from the coding sequence ATGAATGGAAAAATAATATTAAATCTAGCAATAAGTTTAGATGGATATATAGCTGATAAAAATGGTGGATTTGATTGGATTGTTGGAGATGGCCATTCCACATTAAATACAGAAAATAAATGGGATTATGATAAATTCCTAGAAAACATTGACGTTGTAGTTATGGGTAGGAATTGTTATGATCAAAATTTCCATAATGATTATAAAAATAAAGATGTGTACATCACAACATCTAAAAATATAGCTGACTATGAAAATTATCATTTTATAAGTGGAAACATATGCAAAACTATAAATGATTTAAAAAATGAAGGAAAAAATATATTCCTATTTGGTGGCGGTCATATGATTGACGATTTTATAAAAGCTGATATTATTGATGAGTATATTATCGGAATAATACCTACGATTTTAGGAAGTGGAAGAAAGTTATTTTTAGAAAACAACCCTAAAATAGACTTAAATCTTCAGTATTATTCAGTTGAAAACGGTATTGTTGTTATGAAATATTCCAAGCGAAATAAGTAA